Sequence from the Erythrolamprus reginae isolate rEryReg1 chromosome 2, rEryReg1.hap1, whole genome shotgun sequence genome:
tgtgtgagtcctccagTGGACCAGCAAATTGGAATTCCAACTGAAATGTTTCCCACATtcaggacactcatatggtttttctcctgtgtgtgtcctcttgtgtttcatcaGATagtaattctgactgaaacttttcccacaatcagaacattgaaatggcttttctcctgtgtgagttttcTGGTGcatcaccaggttggaattccgagcgaaacttttcccacaatctgagCACTGATacagtttctctcctgtgtgagtcctccagTGTATCAGCAAAGTGGAAttccgactgaaacttttcccacatttGAGACACtgatacggtttttctcctgtgtgtgtcCTGTGATGTACCACTAAGTCAGAATTTCGAATGAAACTTTCTCCACAAAACAGACACTCATATAAtttttctcctgtatgagtcctctgatgtgtcaccaggttggaattatccaGGAAACGTTTGCCACAATCTGAacattcatatggtttttctcctatGTGAATTCTCTGATGTCTCACCAgattggaattctgactaaaacatttcccacaatctacacatttatatggtttctctcccgtgtgagtcctcttgtgttccATCAGGTGGGAATTCCatttgaaacttttcccacaatccaggcactcatacggtttttctcctgtgtgagttgcCTGATGTTCCCCCAGGTGGGAATTTTGACAGGAATATTTTCCACAATATAGACAGTCATAAGGCTTTTCTCCTCTGTGAATTCTCTGAtgtttcaccaggttggaattattttggtaacttttcccacaattcaaacactcatatggtttttctcctgagtGAATCCTCCGATGTTTCACCAGAttagaattctgactgaaatgtttcccacaatctggacactcatatggtttttctcctgtgtgagtcctctggtgttttacCAGGTCAGAATTCTGAGTGAAACTTTTCTCACAATATAGACACGCatagggcttctctcctgtgtgagtcctttgaTGTTTCACTAGGTGGGttttctgactgaaacttttcccacaatccaaacactcatatggtttttctacTGTGTGAGTCCTCCGATGTCTCACCAGAttagaattctgactgaaatgtttcccacaatctggacactcatatggttgcTCCCCTGTGTGAGTCTTCTGATGTTCCACCAGGGTGGAATTCTGacagaaacttttcccacaaactggacactcatatggtttctctcctgtgtgagtcgtttggtgtttcaccaggtgggatttttgactgaaacatttcccacaatccaaacactcatatggtttttctacTGTGTGAGTCCTCCGATGTCTCACCAGATTGGAAttccgactgaaacttttcccacagtccggACACTGATATGGttgctctcctgtgtgagtcctctggtgtatcattaGCTTGAAATTCTGATTAAAATGTCTTCCACTATTCTGACAattatatagttatataatttttctcctgtgtgagtcctctggtgttttagCAGGTCAGAATTCTAAGTGAAACCTTtaccacaatctggacacttatTTGGTTATGAGTTCTCTGATGTTGGTGAGTTCTCTGATGAGGGGAATTCTGAGAGAAACTTTTCTCAAAACTGGACATTCTTTcgatttttctcctgtgtgaatcctctgaggTGCAACCAGGTAGcatttctgactgaaacttttcacAATCTAGaaactcatatggtttctctcctgtatgagtccttgGAGGTTCTTTGACTTCACTGTTTCCAGAtatttgcactttttaaaaaatttcgatATTATCCCCCTTGAGTTCTTAGGTAATATTTGCTTCAGTTCCACACACTCTATTTTTTCCAGCGTGAAACTTCCAAGGTGGAACACAGTGTTTTTGTTATTCTCTCCTTTGTCTCTCATCTGCTGAGGAAGGAGAAGAGCTTTTACACTTTCTggagaaatttggaaaaatgtgGATTCATGGCTTATTTTGCATTTTAATGTTGCTTCTCATTCTCTGTTCTTCTTGGCATCTTCCTTATCTGTAAGATTCAAATTAATGGATTAGtttcattattatttaaaactTTGCTGTAGGAAATGTGaaagcagcaaaaaaaaccaaccatcATATATTACCacgaatgaaaaaaaaagttttagttTCAGTTCTAACATTAATTAtgattcattcaattcaatcacAAAATTCTATATTTTGTATTGGTAAATCACACATGTATGCATGTCTAAATAAAACTAATGCATTTAGGTACAAAATCTGCATTTCAGTATGCAAAATGAACTAGAAGTGCATTCAAATGTTTTGATCTAAATTGGGAAATATGGGGACACTAACAGATGAAATGGTTCCCAAATCCTATGCAAGATTTAAATCATTCATTTtaccctccagtgatgaagcaacttctgctggcaagctgttccactggtttattgtcCTGTTAAGAAGCAATCTAAAAGGAATTTCTTTCCTTATTAATTTTACAGTAAGATACTgaaattctcttcttttttctctaatCCACCCTGGTATTTGTTTTAATATCATGTCTTTCCCTCTAAAGGTTATCTGTTCTGTCCTGGTGtttctatagatcagtgtttcccaaccttggcaacttgaagactttagttgaaatatattcaagttgccaaggttgggaaacactgctataaatctCCTCCCTTGTTGTTTTTTAGTAAATTTAATATGGACCTCTCTTGGCGGTCTGTGTTTTTTGGCATAATTTGGTataaatctattttccaaagcatctgaaggccagacaaggaataatcagtggaaactgatcaaggagagattcaacccgagcccggaaaaatttccctggaaatttaagagcagcacgaaggcccagctagttttctgccattccccctgggtttctcgcTCTAGcgcagtgtgtgggaggcagcctcgtgccaggtgtatgggaggtgcgtgctcctcctcgccgcctcagagtccctcttttttttttaagccttaaagttttggatttttttgattccccttacctcaccttcttccttcagtagcGACTGtcaccctcctcttcttccttctcctcctcccacccaaattctgagcttttatttctttcctaatgagtttgcacacattatttgcttttacattgattcctatggggaaaattgcttctacttacaaacttttctacttaaaaacctagtcacggaacgaattaagttcttaagt
This genomic interval carries:
- the LOC139163042 gene encoding zinc finger protein 271-like, translating into MIHQRTHTGEQPYQCPDCGKSFSRNSNLVRHRRTHTVEKPYECLDCGKCFSQKSHLVKHQTTHTGEKPYECPVCGKSFCQNSTLVEHQKTHTGEQPYECPDCGKHFSQNSNLVRHRRTHTVEKPYECLDCGKSFSQKTHLVKHQRTHTGEKPYACLYCEKSFTQNSDLVKHQRTHTGEKPYECPDCGKHFSQNSNLVKHRRIHSGEKPYECLNCGKSYQNNSNLVKHQRIHRGEKPYDCLYCGKYSCQNSHLGEHQATHTGEKPYECLDCGKSFKWNSHLMEHKRTHTGEKPYKCVDCGKCFSQNSNLVRHQRIHIGEKPYECSDCGKRFLDNSNLVTHQRTHTGEKLYECLFCGESFIRNSDLVVHHRTHTGEKPYQCLKCGKSFSRNSTLLIHWRTHTGEKLYQCSDCGKSFARNSNLVMHQKTHTGEKPFQCSDCGKSFSQNYYLMKHKRTHTGEKPYECPECGKHFSWNSNLLVHWRTHTGEKPYECPDCGKDFSTRSILINHVKLHILK